A part of Mucilaginibacter defluvii genomic DNA contains:
- a CDS encoding fasciclin domain-containing protein, which translates to MKKLIIAAFALAAIAIAPKTYAQTKMVGGAAMYPTKDIVDNAVNSKDHTTLVVAVKAAGLVETLKGKGPFTVFAPTNEAFNKLPAGTVDNLVKPENKATLTKILTYHVVAGKMSAKDLMAKAKSANPTLTTVQGEKLTVKVEAGKVYLVDTKGGKSWVTIADVNQSNGIIHVVNTVLMP; encoded by the coding sequence ATGAAAAAACTAATTATTGCGGCGTTTGCATTAGCAGCTATTGCAATTGCGCCAAAAACTTACGCCCAAACTAAAATGGTTGGTGGTGCGGCCATGTACCCAACTAAGGATATTGTTGACAATGCCGTAAACTCTAAAGACCACACTACGCTTGTTGTCGCTGTTAAAGCTGCAGGGCTGGTTGAAACCTTAAAAGGTAAAGGCCCTTTCACAGTATTCGCGCCAACCAACGAGGCATTTAACAAGTTGCCTGCCGGTACGGTTGATAACCTGGTAAAACCTGAAAATAAGGCAACACTTACCAAAATATTAACTTACCACGTAGTTGCCGGCAAAATGAGCGCCAAGGATTTAATGGCCAAAGCCAAATCAGCCAACCCAACGTTAACAACCGTTCAGGGCGAAAAGCTAACGGTTAAAGTTGAAGCCGGTAAAGTTTACCTGGTTGATACCAAAGGTGGAAAATCATGGGTAACCATTGCTGATGTTAACCAAAGCAATGGCATTATCCACGTAGTAAACACCGTATTAATGCCTTAA
- a CDS encoding YybH family protein, producing the protein MKRFLTLFILLLSVIVTHAQDKQAILKVMDKQREAWNNGDIEAYMQTYWKSDSLMFVGKSGPTYGWQNTMDNYKRGYPDKAAMGFLTFKILKVNLIDKTNAFVLGGWNLKREKDAPGGYFTLWFRKIKGEWLIVCDHSS; encoded by the coding sequence ATGAAACGTTTTTTGACGCTATTTATACTACTTCTAAGTGTAATTGTTACACATGCGCAGGACAAACAAGCCATATTAAAAGTGATGGATAAGCAGCGCGAAGCCTGGAATAACGGCGATATTGAGGCTTACATGCAAACTTACTGGAAATCAGACTCGTTAATGTTTGTTGGCAAAAGCGGCCCTACCTATGGCTGGCAAAACACCATGGACAATTATAAACGCGGCTACCCGGACAAGGCCGCCATGGGCTTCCTGACCTTTAAAATACTAAAAGTTAACCTGATAGATAAAACCAACGCCTTTGTTTTAGGTGGCTGGAACCTGAAACGCGAGAAAGACGCACCAGGCGGATATTTTACCTTATGGTTCAGGAAAATAAAAGGCGAGTGGCTGATCGTATGCGATCATTCATCATAA
- a CDS encoding cupin-like domain-containing protein, whose protein sequence is MGIILTQIDKVDTITKEDFINNYLIPRKPLVIRKATQTWPALQKWTFDYLREVVGDRTVPLYDSSKADPSAPINASAAEMKFADYIDLIQKQPTDLRIFLFDPIKFAPKLLDDYRSPSDLMGGFLDKYPNMFFGGAGSITFLHYDIDLAHIFHTHFHGRKHIMLFEQKWSERLYCMPFATYALEDYDISNPDFKKFPALDGIEGQETILEHGETLFMPTGFWHWMKYLDGSFSISLRAWDRSWAIKAHSLYNLTVQRKFDDFMKGRFKKRYMDWKEELAVKRANKALAEGKPAKFS, encoded by the coding sequence ATGGGCATTATTCTTACCCAAATTGATAAGGTTGATACGATCACGAAAGAAGATTTTATTAACAACTATTTAATACCGCGTAAACCCCTGGTAATACGCAAGGCTACCCAAACCTGGCCCGCTTTGCAAAAGTGGACTTTTGACTATTTAAGGGAAGTAGTAGGCGACCGAACCGTGCCATTGTACGATAGTTCAAAGGCTGATCCTTCAGCGCCTATAAACGCATCGGCTGCCGAGATGAAGTTTGCTGATTATATCGATCTGATACAAAAGCAGCCTACTGATCTGCGCATATTTTTATTTGACCCGATAAAATTCGCGCCTAAGTTACTGGATGATTACCGCTCACCGTCTGACCTGATGGGGGGCTTTTTGGATAAATACCCTAATATGTTTTTTGGCGGCGCGGGCTCCATAACTTTTTTGCATTACGATATTGACCTGGCGCATATTTTCCATACGCATTTTCACGGGCGAAAGCATATTATGTTGTTTGAGCAAAAATGGAGCGAGCGTTTATATTGTATGCCGTTTGCTACCTACGCGCTGGAAGATTATGATATTTCAAACCCTGATTTTAAAAAATTCCCGGCGCTGGATGGCATCGAAGGGCAGGAAACCATACTGGAGCATGGCGAAACGCTGTTTATGCCTACCGGCTTCTGGCATTGGATGAAGTATCTGGATGGTTCGTTCTCCATTTCGCTGCGCGCCTGGGATAGATCATGGGCAATCAAAGCGCATAGCCTGTATAATTTAACCGTACAACGCAAATTTGACGACTTTATGAAGGGCCGTTTCAAAAAACGCTACATGGACTGGAAGGAAGAACTGGCGGTAAAAAGGGCTAATAAAGCGTTAGCTGAAGGAAAGCCGGCTAAGTTTTCTTAA
- a CDS encoding cupin-like domain-containing protein — MGFKLSGVDTVEHISAADFKKNYLDARRPLVIKGLTKSWPAREKWTAEYMKEIVGSKTVPLYDNSKADPAKPINTSAAVMPFNEYIDLIKSQPTELRIFFFNIFKHAPQLLDDIVLPKDLMGGFIESMPAMFFGGSNSVTFLHYDIDLPHIFHTHFGGRKHIILFENKWKERLYCLPNATYALEDYDVANPDISKFPALDGVEGQEVFLEHGDTLFMPTGYWHWMKYLDGSFSLSLRAWDASITRKAASVYNLAVKGGLDSVLKMAFKEKYARYREGVAIKRAEKALAGGYPR, encoded by the coding sequence ATGGGATTCAAACTTTCAGGTGTTGATACGGTAGAGCATATTTCGGCCGCCGATTTTAAGAAGAATTATCTTGATGCCCGCCGTCCGCTGGTGATAAAAGGCTTGACCAAAAGCTGGCCCGCCCGTGAAAAATGGACAGCTGAATACATGAAAGAAATCGTAGGCAGCAAAACCGTACCGCTTTATGATAACTCAAAGGCCGATCCGGCGAAGCCGATCAATACCTCGGCAGCGGTAATGCCTTTTAATGAGTATATCGATCTGATCAAATCGCAGCCAACCGAACTGCGCATTTTCTTTTTTAATATATTTAAACACGCGCCGCAACTGCTGGATGATATTGTGCTGCCCAAGGATTTGATGGGCGGTTTTATTGAAAGTATGCCGGCCATGTTCTTCGGTGGCTCAAACTCGGTTACTTTTTTGCATTACGATATTGACCTGCCGCACATTTTCCATACCCATTTTGGCGGCCGTAAGCATATTATATTGTTTGAGAACAAGTGGAAAGAACGTTTATACTGTTTGCCAAATGCTACCTACGCGCTGGAGGATTATGATGTAGCTAATCCGGACATCAGCAAATTCCCTGCTTTGGATGGGGTTGAAGGGCAGGAAGTATTTTTAGAGCATGGCGATACCCTGTTTATGCCAACCGGCTACTGGCACTGGATGAAGTACCTGGACGGATCGTTCTCGCTAAGCCTACGCGCCTGGGATGCGTCAATCACCCGCAAAGCCGCCAGCGTTTATAACCTGGCTGTAAAAGGCGGACTGGACAGTGTTTTAAAAATGGCCTTTAAAGAAAAATATGCCAGATACCGCGAAGGCGTAGCCATTAAACGTGCCGAAAAGGCACTTGCAGGTGGTTATCCGAGATAA
- the hemW gene encoding radical SAM family heme chaperone HemW, translated as MAGIYLHIPFCKKACHYCDFHFSTSLKYKDELLQAMLKELELQKTYLQGETIETIYFGGGTPSLLSGAELNMLLDAVTRLHTVASNAEITLEANPDDLDKAKINDLRHTPVNRFSIGIQSFFDDDLLWMNRAHEAREAEASVMRAQDAGFENITVDLIYGYPLLTDTKWKHNIEKVFGLDVPHVSAYSMTVEPQTALASFISKNKQPPMNEQQSAAQFTYLIDAMEKQGFEQYEISNFCKPGHYSRHNSNYWRGVKYRGIGPSAHSFNGETRQWNVANNAKYTQSLELGTIPAETEVLTEKDRLNEYIMTSLRTMWGLDIGKLNQIAAGATDELLPRAAEFFEREWLSQKERTLYLTPQGKLYADHIASELFF; from the coding sequence ATGGCCGGAATTTATCTACATATACCTTTTTGCAAAAAAGCGTGTCATTACTGCGATTTTCATTTCAGTACTTCGTTAAAATATAAGGATGAGCTTTTGCAGGCCATGCTAAAGGAGCTTGAGCTGCAAAAAACCTATCTGCAAGGCGAAACCATTGAAACCATTTATTTTGGCGGTGGCACCCCATCATTGCTTAGCGGTGCCGAGCTTAATATGCTGCTTGATGCCGTAACAAGGTTGCATACCGTGGCCTCAAATGCCGAAATTACCTTAGAAGCTAACCCCGATGATCTGGATAAAGCCAAGATAAACGACTTGCGGCATACACCTGTTAACCGCTTTAGCATTGGTATACAATCTTTTTTTGATGATGACCTGCTTTGGATGAACCGTGCACATGAAGCCCGGGAGGCCGAAGCATCAGTAATGCGTGCACAGGATGCCGGGTTTGAAAATATCACGGTCGACCTGATCTATGGCTATCCTTTACTTACCGATACCAAGTGGAAGCACAATATCGAAAAGGTTTTCGGGCTGGATGTTCCGCACGTATCTGCTTATTCCATGACGGTGGAGCCGCAAACCGCGCTGGCATCTTTCATCAGCAAAAACAAACAACCGCCCATGAATGAGCAGCAAAGCGCCGCACAATTCACATATCTGATAGACGCTATGGAAAAGCAGGGCTTTGAGCAGTACGAGATATCAAATTTTTGCAAGCCTGGGCATTACTCGCGCCATAACTCCAATTATTGGAGGGGGGTTAAATACCGGGGCATTGGCCCATCCGCACACTCTTTTAATGGTGAAACCAGGCAATGGAATGTAGCCAACAACGCCAAATACACACAATCACTGGAATTAGGGACAATACCTGCCGAAACCGAGGTGCTTACTGAAAAGGACCGGCTGAATGAATACATCATGACCTCGCTGCGAACCATGTGGGGCCTTGATATTGGCAAACTGAACCAGATTGCCGCAGGTGCCACTGACGAACTGCTGCCGCGAGCCGCCGAGTTTTTTGAACGGGAATGGCTCAGTCAAAAAGAGCGGACGTTATACCTTACACCGCAAGGCAAGCTCTATGCCGATCATATCGCTTCTGAGTTATTCTTTTGA
- a CDS encoding carbohydrate kinase, whose product MKKHVLCFGEVLWDTFADGKKAGGAPMNVARHLAQQKVEVSFASRIGSDQSGKELTQFLKENNLFSDCIQYDNELPTCEVTVELDADNQATYVIPEPVSWDNIKAEKGIRKHAKKVSAIVYGSLASRGKTTRNTLRTLLDESKALKIFDVNLRAPHYELATIENLAAKADVVKMNEEEAILLVGAKDSKNLQERIIEFKKKYHVKTICVTRGGKGAMVLHDEKFYEHPGFKVEVEDTVGAGDAFLATFIKGLLKEKPMDQVLEKACAVGAYVTTRRGANPEYTKEQIRAIRAALSEGK is encoded by the coding sequence ATGAAGAAACATGTACTTTGTTTTGGAGAGGTTTTGTGGGACACTTTTGCTGATGGCAAAAAAGCCGGCGGCGCACCCATGAACGTGGCCCGCCACCTGGCCCAGCAAAAAGTTGAAGTTTCGTTTGCAAGCCGCATCGGCAGCGATCAATCCGGAAAAGAGCTTACTCAGTTTTTAAAGGAAAATAACCTTTTCAGCGATTGTATACAATACGATAACGAGTTGCCAACCTGTGAGGTTACCGTTGAGTTGGATGCCGATAACCAAGCCACCTATGTTATACCCGAGCCGGTATCGTGGGATAATATCAAGGCTGAAAAGGGTATTCGTAAGCATGCTAAAAAGGTATCGGCCATTGTTTACGGCAGCCTGGCATCGCGCGGTAAAACAACCCGTAACACGCTGCGTACTTTACTTGATGAATCAAAAGCCTTAAAAATATTCGACGTTAACCTGCGTGCCCCACACTATGAACTTGCTACTATTGAGAACCTGGCGGCCAAGGCCGATGTGGTGAAGATGAACGAGGAAGAAGCCATTTTGCTGGTGGGCGCCAAGGATAGCAAGAATTTGCAGGAGCGGATCATCGAATTCAAGAAGAAATATCATGTTAAAACAATATGTGTGACCCGTGGCGGCAAAGGCGCAATGGTGTTGCACGATGAAAAGTTTTACGAACATCCGGGTTTTAAGGTAGAGGTTGAAGACACCGTTGGTGCAGGCGACGCCTTTTTGGCAACCTTTATAAAAGGTTTGTTAAAGGAGAAGCCGATGGATCAGGTATTAGAAAAAGCCTGCGCGGTGGGTGCTTATGTTACCACCAGGCGCGGAGCTAACCCCGAATATACCAAAGAGCAGATACGGGCAATACGCGCGGCGCTATCAGAGGGTAAATAG